The sequence GCGTTGTCGCCCGAAGGTCACGTCGACCAGGGTGAGACTCGAGTCCCTCGACCGCATGATGGATTTGGTCGGCGAGCTGATCATCAGCCGCATCCGGCTGCACGGGCTCGCCCGGGAGATGGGCTCGAAACAATTGCTCGACGAGCTCGCCGCGTCGGGGCGGCTCATATCGCAGATCCAGAAAGAGGTCATGGAGGCGCGTCTCGTTCCCGTTGGCGAGGTCTTCCAGCGGTTCAAGCGGCTGGTCAGGGACATGTCTCACGACCTGAACAAGAAGATAACCCTCGAGCTCGTCGGCGAGGAGATCGGTCTCGACCGGACCGTGCTCGAATCGATGGTCGATCCGCTCGTCCATCTCATCCGCAACGCGATCGATCACGGGATCGAGAGCCCGGCCGAACGAACCGCCGGGGGGAAGCCCGCCGGCGCGACGATCCGCCTGTCGGCCCGGCGCGAGCGCAACTTCGTCGTTCTCGAGGTCGCCGACGACGGACGGGGAATCGACCGGGAGAAGGTGCGCCGCAGGGGGGAGGAGATGGGGCTCGTCAGGGGCGAGATGACCGACGAGGAGATCTGCCGCGTCATATCGGCGCCCGGCCTCAGCACGACCGAGACGGTGGGAAGATTCTCGGGCAGGGGCGTCGGGATGAGCGCCGTGAAGAAGAAGGTCGACGCGATCGGCGGTTCGATGCGTCTCGTGAGCCGCGTCGGGGGAGGAACCGTCGTCACGCTCCACCTGCCGGTGAACCTCTCCATCATCAAGGCGTTGCTCTTCAACGTGGGGGAGGACGTGCACGCGATGCCGATCGAGTACATCAGGGAAACGACCCGTGTCGAGATCGGCTCCTTCAGGCGGCTGCACGGCCGGGAGGTCTTTTTGACTGGTGGAGAGCCGATCCCCGTCGTCAGGCCGGAGATTCTCTTCGGCATGGCACCGGAGCCGGAGGGCACGCGGTTCATCAAGCTCATCGTCATCGAGTCCGGGGAGCGCGCGATCGGCCTGGTCGTCAATCGCATCCTCGGCCAGCAGGATATCGTCATCAAGGGACTGCCGGCCATGATCCGGGGCGTCGCGGGGATCTCCGGGGCGACGATCCTCGGGTCCGGCAAGATCGCCTTTATCTGGGACCCGAACATATTCATCAAAGGAAGGTGCATGCATGAGCCCGATCAAGAGACCGTCGTTTCTGCGGATTGACGCGTTGAAGGAGATAGGCAACATCGGCGCGGCCCACGCCGT is a genomic window of Candidatus Krumholzibacteriota bacterium containing:
- a CDS encoding chemotaxis protein CheA — its product is MKVDDYKALFTTEADDILTHLENGVMGLECGGDLPGQVEELFRHAHNLKGMSGAMGYDTVVEASHGLENILQRYRDDVSVGPCDDADCLLKAVDLLKDLVRCAVEESDAGRGNELLGLFVESLRPVAERLDGFVRREPPDSPPACLDMDPGNRPAEEAAEEKTEPEETAMRCRPKVTSTRVRLESLDRMMDLVGELIISRIRLHGLAREMGSKQLLDELAASGRLISQIQKEVMEARLVPVGEVFQRFKRLVRDMSHDLNKKITLELVGEEIGLDRTVLESMVDPLVHLIRNAIDHGIESPAERTAGGKPAGATIRLSARRERNFVVLEVADDGRGIDREKVRRRGEEMGLVRGEMTDEEICRVISAPGLSTTETVGRFSGRGVGMSAVKKKVDAIGGSMRLVSRVGGGTVVTLHLPVNLSIIKALLFNVGEDVHAMPIEYIRETTRVEIGSFRRLHGREVFLTGGEPIPVVRPEILFGMAPEPEGTRFIKLIVIESGERAIGLVVNRILGQQDIVIKGLPAMIRGVAGISGATILGSGKIAFIWDPNIFIKGRCMHEPDQETVVSAD